In one window of Bradyrhizobium sp. AZCC 1721 DNA:
- a CDS encoding metallophosphoesterase family protein gives MSEFRLTQISDTHLARRLQKLTDNFHRVSEHIDATRPDLVVNTGDLAFDAPTSRDDLQFASELHDLLPVPCRHLPGNHDVGDNPTEVAPAPKDLATENERQNYLSVIGEDRWRFDAAGWCFIGLNSLIMNTGIESEAEQFGWLASELGRVNGKPIALFLHKPLFLNAPDDPETLDTAIRYVPQPRRRSLIEMFSKVDLRLVASGHVHQRRDFTYRHTRHVWAPSTGFILPERIQPVIGIKEVGLVEYRFQPDALEVRHIKAPEQTDVDLDSLIGRNP, from the coding sequence ATGTCCGAATTTCGCCTGACGCAAATTTCCGATACCCACCTCGCCCGCCGTCTGCAAAAACTCACCGACAATTTTCACCGCGTCAGCGAGCACATCGATGCGACCCGGCCGGACCTCGTCGTCAACACCGGCGATTTGGCCTTCGATGCGCCAACCAGCCGAGACGATCTCCAATTTGCCAGCGAATTGCATGACTTGCTGCCGGTGCCGTGCCGGCATTTGCCGGGCAATCACGACGTCGGCGACAACCCGACGGAAGTCGCCCCTGCGCCGAAGGATCTGGCGACAGAAAACGAACGGCAGAACTATCTTTCCGTGATCGGCGAAGACCGCTGGCGCTTCGATGCGGCCGGCTGGTGCTTCATCGGATTGAACTCGCTGATCATGAATACCGGGATCGAGAGCGAGGCGGAGCAGTTCGGCTGGCTGGCTTCAGAACTCGGGCGTGTGAACGGCAAGCCGATCGCGCTGTTCCTGCACAAGCCGCTGTTTTTGAACGCACCTGACGACCCCGAGACTCTCGACACGGCTATCCGCTATGTGCCGCAACCGCGGCGCAGAAGCTTGATCGAAATGTTTTCGAAGGTCGATCTGCGGCTGGTCGCCTCAGGGCACGTCCATCAGCGTCGCGACTTCACCTATCGTCACACGCGCCACGTCTGGGCGCCGTCGACAGGCTTCATTCTTCCCGAACGAATTCAGCCGGTCATCGGCATCAAGGAAGTCGGGCTGGTAGAGTATCGCTTCCAGCCCGACGCCCTTGAAGTCCGGCACATCAAGGCGCCGGAGCAAACCGATGTCGATCTGGATTCACTGATCGGCAGGAACCCCTAG
- a CDS encoding phasin family protein, translating to MANPRQEEKSTQGMEDAARRAGEKTAEQTSRFGQAAAEQTTRIGHAAAEAGEEVVRAGATLFQQNAETLQNTWRFGLDMATTLMGRSTEQLGRSLGLSGDGVQQAAERSARNAQTILSTGTTAAKVMGGISQEYLQLVRHQVETNMDRMNELWACRTPQEVAAVQTDLVRETVGSVLESSRRIADMSLKLADDAGKQIKQNMEEVRRAA from the coding sequence ATGGCCAACCCACGCCAAGAGGAAAAGTCTACCCAAGGCATGGAAGACGCCGCCCGCCGCGCCGGCGAGAAGACTGCCGAACAGACCAGCCGCTTTGGACAAGCTGCAGCCGAGCAGACGACGCGGATCGGACATGCTGCGGCTGAAGCCGGAGAGGAAGTGGTCCGGGCAGGTGCTACCCTATTCCAGCAAAACGCCGAGACGTTACAGAACACTTGGCGCTTCGGCCTGGATATGGCGACGACCCTGATGGGGCGGTCCACGGAGCAACTTGGTCGATCGCTCGGTCTGTCGGGAGACGGAGTGCAACAGGCAGCCGAACGATCGGCCCGCAACGCGCAAACCATCCTATCTACCGGCACGACTGCTGCCAAAGTGATGGGCGGCATTTCGCAGGAATACCTGCAGTTGGTTCGGCATCAAGTCGAGACGAACATGGACCGCATGAATGAATTGTGGGCCTGCCGAACTCCTCAGGAGGTTGCAGCCGTTCAGACGGACCTGGTACGTGAGACCGTGGGATCTGTTCTGGAGAGCAGCCGGCGGATAGCCGATATGTCGCTCAAATTGGCCGACGATGCCGGAAAGCAGATTAAGCAGAATATGGAAGAGGTACGGCGCGCAGCCTAG
- a CDS encoding Crp/Fnr family transcriptional regulator, with the protein MEQRARVGNRLLAALPPADLDLLVRHFRLVTLERDAVLVRSGDPIERIHFPLSGLIAFVMDMPSGQTVATAVVGNEGAVGVLTTLGPSRSPMTAVVRVAGTALQISPAQFQAALERSSALRGTVQIHTRALMVQFQHVAACNALHSVTARLARWLLQLHDRADGDILPLTQQTLSELLGVRRPTVTHVVCKLRDSGGIRSNRRSSIEIDRKRLEAATCECYQLMRRRIDRIFLTEDMKAPPLGAEASLSVNADEVRQRTPTRGVTGPTAKGSLRGH; encoded by the coding sequence ATGGAGCAGAGGGCCAGAGTCGGTAATCGATTGTTAGCTGCGTTGCCGCCGGCAGACCTCGATTTGCTTGTGCGTCATTTCCGACTGGTTACCCTCGAACGTGACGCCGTACTGGTGCGGTCGGGCGATCCAATAGAACGGATTCATTTCCCGCTTAGCGGCCTGATCGCTTTTGTGATGGATATGCCGAGCGGACAAACCGTTGCGACCGCCGTCGTTGGCAATGAAGGAGCCGTGGGCGTCCTGACGACGCTGGGGCCTTCCCGCTCTCCGATGACGGCGGTGGTGCGGGTGGCGGGGACCGCGCTGCAGATTTCGCCGGCACAGTTTCAGGCGGCGCTTGAACGCAGCAGCGCCTTGAGGGGAACGGTTCAAATCCACACCAGGGCGTTAATGGTCCAATTCCAACACGTCGCAGCCTGCAATGCGCTGCACTCGGTGACGGCCCGCCTGGCAAGATGGTTGCTGCAACTCCACGATCGTGCCGACGGCGACATCCTGCCGCTGACGCAACAGACGCTTTCGGAACTGCTCGGTGTGCGCCGCCCGACGGTGACGCATGTCGTATGCAAGCTGCGCGACTCGGGTGGAATCCGATCCAATCGGCGCAGCTCGATTGAGATTGACAGGAAGCGGCTCGAAGCGGCGACATGCGAGTGCTACCAGCTCATGCGCCGTAGAATCGATCGCATCTTCCTGACGGAAGACATGAAAGCGCCGCCGCTTGGCGCCGAAGCTTCCCTGTCTGTCAACGCGGACGAAGTGCGGCAGCGCACTCCGACGCGGGGAGTGACCGGCCCGACGGCCAAGGGGTCATTGAGGGGGCATTGA
- the guaB gene encoding IMP dehydrogenase: protein MAQGLQGIREAFTFDDVLLKPGLSDILPSEADIRSYVTRAIPLNIPIIASAMDTVTEARMAIAMAQSGGVGVIHRNFDPEGQAAQVRQVKKYESGMVVNPLTIGPDAMLSDALALMKDHGFSGIPVVTGAGKNSPGKLIGILTNRDVRFATNPKQKVSELMTHENLVTVREDVSQDEAKRMLHTHRIEKLLVVDDQYRCVGLITVKDMEKAVAHPLACKDEHGRLRVAAATTVGEGGFERTERLIDAGVDLIVVDTAHGHSSRVLDAVNRIKRLSNAVQVIAGNIATKEGAQALIDAGADAIKVGIGPGSICTTRIVAGVGVPQLTAIMDAVEAAKKANVSVIADGGIKYSGDLAKALAAGADIAMVGSLLAGTDETPGEVFLWQGRSYKAYRGMGSVGAMARGSADRYFQQDIKDTLKLVPEGIEGQVPYKGPVANVMHQLAGGLRAAMGYVGARNLAEFHEKAQFVRITGAGLRESHVHDVTITRESPNYPGGA, encoded by the coding sequence ATGGCGCAGGGACTTCAGGGTATCCGTGAAGCCTTCACGTTCGACGATGTGCTTCTGAAGCCCGGTCTCTCGGATATCTTGCCCTCGGAGGCTGATATCCGCTCCTACGTGACCCGCGCGATTCCGCTGAACATTCCGATTATCGCGTCGGCGATGGATACGGTCACCGAAGCGCGCATGGCGATCGCGATGGCGCAATCCGGCGGCGTCGGCGTCATCCACCGCAACTTCGATCCGGAGGGGCAGGCCGCGCAGGTGCGGCAGGTCAAGAAGTATGAATCCGGAATGGTGGTCAATCCGCTGACCATCGGTCCCGATGCGATGCTGTCGGACGCGCTGGCGCTGATGAAGGACCATGGCTTTTCCGGCATTCCCGTCGTCACCGGCGCCGGCAAGAATTCGCCCGGCAAGCTGATCGGCATTCTCACCAACCGCGACGTCCGCTTTGCGACCAATCCCAAACAAAAAGTCTCGGAGCTGATGACGCACGAGAACCTCGTCACGGTTCGCGAGGATGTCAGCCAGGACGAAGCGAAGCGGATGCTGCACACGCACCGCATCGAGAAATTGCTCGTTGTCGACGACCAGTACCGCTGCGTCGGGCTGATCACCGTCAAGGACATGGAAAAGGCGGTTGCGCATCCGCTCGCCTGCAAGGACGAGCATGGCCGCCTGCGTGTGGCTGCCGCGACCACGGTCGGCGAGGGTGGCTTTGAGCGCACCGAGCGGCTGATCGATGCCGGCGTCGACCTGATCGTGGTCGATACCGCACACGGCCATTCTTCGCGGGTGCTCGACGCGGTCAATCGCATCAAGCGGCTTTCCAACGCGGTGCAGGTGATTGCCGGCAACATCGCAACGAAAGAGGGCGCGCAGGCGCTGATCGACGCGGGCGCTGACGCGATCAAGGTCGGCATCGGCCCGGGCTCGATCTGCACGACGCGCATCGTCGCCGGCGTCGGCGTGCCGCAGCTCACCGCGATCATGGATGCGGTGGAAGCGGCGAAGAAGGCCAACGTTTCAGTGATTGCCGATGGCGGCATCAAATATTCCGGCGATCTGGCCAAAGCGCTCGCCGCCGGCGCCGACATCGCCATGGTCGGCTCGCTGCTCGCCGGCACCGACGAGACGCCCGGCGAAGTGTTTCTGTGGCAGGGCCGCTCCTACAAGGCCTATCGCGGCATGGGTTCGGTCGGCGCGATGGCGCGCGGCTCGGCCGACCGCTATTTCCAGCAGGACATCAAGGACACGCTGAAACTGGTGCCCGAGGGCATCGAGGGCCAGGTGCCCTACAAGGGCCCGGTCGCCAATGTCATGCACCAGCTCGCCGGCGGCCTGCGCGCCGCGATGGGCTATGTCGGCGCACGCAATCTCGCCGAATTCCACGAAAAGGCGCAGTTCGTCCGCATCACCGGCGCGGGCCTGCGCGAAAGCCACGTCCACGACGTGACGATCACGCGGGAGAGCCCGAATTATCCGGGCGGGGCGTAG
- a CDS encoding MAPEG family protein, whose amino-acid sequence MSVQMVLLPVFVLIGLTFFLMLWMVTARTKAVKARETSLKDIAAGQPKYPARVAQIGNCFSNQFEVPLLFYLLIALALPLRRADLFIVLMSWVFVVTRFAHAGIFVTSNNIQQRSLAWFAGALVLLVMWIYFALKLLLLI is encoded by the coding sequence ATGTCGGTTCAAATGGTTTTGCTGCCGGTCTTCGTTCTGATCGGGCTCACATTCTTCCTGATGCTCTGGATGGTGACGGCCCGCACCAAGGCGGTGAAGGCCCGCGAAACCAGCCTGAAGGACATCGCGGCAGGCCAGCCGAAATATCCGGCCCGCGTCGCCCAGATCGGCAATTGCTTCTCAAATCAGTTCGAAGTACCCCTGCTGTTCTACCTCCTGATCGCGCTGGCGCTGCCGCTGCGCCGGGCCGATCTCTTCATCGTGCTGATGTCCTGGGTGTTCGTGGTGACACGATTTGCCCATGCCGGCATTTTCGTCACCTCGAACAACATCCAGCAGCGCAGCCTGGCGTGGTTTGCCGGCGCGCTGGTGCTGCTCGTGATGTGGATCTATTTCGCGCTGAAGCTTCTGCTTCTGATCTAG
- a CDS encoding acriflavin resistance protein, translating to MNITSPILTGAGRAAELPGDSVTSLLRAVGFSDGPDGGLGIVMSALAGIAAALAVAIMLSVYFHSGHRSRHDLLKHGLAACAGLVLLAFAISDIRHAAQAYLGLNPAKPAVEFEIRLPKATLTTAADIQIELLTDRNQKLAKVEGALASAPDGRSILRGTVTLDYRTTERMMVLNLPGRAQSTFRLRLPASPSHSEQFGPWHLADGIVPANGDTVTSEIHDAFAIRYRVL from the coding sequence ATGAACATCACCTCCCCAATCCTGACCGGCGCCGGCCGCGCCGCCGAGTTGCCCGGCGATTCCGTGACCTCCCTGCTCCGGGCCGTCGGATTCAGCGACGGCCCCGACGGCGGCCTTGGCATCGTCATGTCGGCCTTGGCCGGTATCGCCGCGGCGCTGGCGGTCGCGATCATGCTCTCCGTCTATTTCCACAGCGGCCACCGCAGCCGCCACGATCTGCTCAAACACGGGCTTGCCGCTTGCGCGGGGCTGGTCTTGCTCGCCTTCGCGATCTCGGACATCAGGCACGCGGCGCAGGCCTATCTCGGCCTCAATCCGGCAAAGCCCGCGGTGGAATTTGAAATCCGCCTGCCGAAGGCGACGTTGACGACCGCCGCAGACATCCAGATCGAGCTGCTCACTGACCGGAACCAGAAACTGGCGAAGGTCGAGGGCGCGCTGGCCTCCGCGCCCGACGGCCGCAGCATCCTGCGCGGGACCGTGACGCTGGATTACCGCACCACCGAGCGCATGATGGTGCTAAATCTGCCCGGCCGGGCCCAAAGCACGTTCCGCCTGCGGCTGCCGGCAAGCCCCTCGCATTCGGAGCAGTTCGGGCCGTGGCATCTGGCCGACGGCATCGTCCCCGCCAATGGCGACACGGTGACATCAGAGATTCACGACGCCTTCGCGATCCGCTACCGCGTGCTGTGA
- a CDS encoding DHA2 family efflux MFS transporter permease subunit, which produces MDKQRLIPLIVATALFMENMDSTVIATSLPAIAADIGTSPLTLKLAITSYLLSLAVFIPASGWTADRFGARMVFSIAIGVFMIGSIGCALSQNITHFVIARILQGMGGAMMTPVGRLVLLRSIDKSALVNAMTWVTVPALVGPVIGPPLGGFITTYFSWHWIFLINIPIGLLGIFMAMKYIDPIKSEDPERFDLYGLVLAGIGLAGIAFGLSVAGLNLLPWPIIAGLVAIGTISMTLYVMHAKRTGSPVLDFSLLRLSTMRASIIGGFLFRLGIGALPFLLPLLMQEGFGLTPFQSGLVTFASAVGAMGMKTLAARIIRAFGFRYMMTVNAVISAVFLAACALFTVTTPLLLIFIILVVGGFFRSLQFTAINTVAYAEVEPAQMSRATTLVSVNQQLAISAGVAVGAFSVESTMLYQHVTELNAGVFPPAFLVVAIISAASAYFFRQMPDDAGHEISGRKVVEISSRKGAEKAATRKAASEGTEDARDQRLG; this is translated from the coding sequence ATGGATAAGCAACGCCTGATCCCGCTGATCGTCGCCACCGCGCTGTTCATGGAGAACATGGACTCGACGGTGATTGCGACCTCGCTGCCGGCGATCGCGGCTGACATCGGCACCAGCCCGCTGACGCTGAAGCTGGCGATCACGTCCTATTTGCTCTCGCTCGCCGTGTTCATTCCGGCCAGCGGCTGGACCGCCGATCGCTTCGGTGCGCGCATGGTGTTCTCGATCGCCATCGGGGTGTTCATGATCGGGTCGATCGGGTGCGCGCTGTCGCAGAACATCACCCATTTCGTCATTGCCCGCATTCTGCAGGGCATGGGCGGGGCTATGATGACGCCGGTCGGGCGGCTGGTGCTGTTGCGCTCGATCGACAAGAGCGCGCTCGTCAATGCGATGACGTGGGTAACGGTGCCGGCGCTGGTCGGGCCGGTGATCGGCCCCCCGCTCGGCGGCTTCATTACCACCTACTTCTCCTGGCACTGGATATTTCTGATCAACATTCCGATCGGGCTGCTCGGCATCTTCATGGCGATGAAGTACATCGACCCGATCAAGAGCGAGGATCCCGAGCGCTTCGATCTCTATGGGCTGGTGCTGGCCGGGATTGGGCTAGCCGGCATCGCCTTCGGTCTCTCGGTCGCAGGTCTCAATTTGTTGCCCTGGCCGATTATCGCCGGCCTGGTCGCGATCGGCACCATCTCGATGACTCTCTATGTCATGCACGCGAAACGAACCGGCTCGCCGGTGCTCGATTTCTCGCTGCTGCGGCTGTCCACCATGCGCGCCAGCATTATCGGCGGCTTCCTGTTCCGGCTCGGCATCGGCGCGCTGCCGTTCCTGCTGCCGCTGTTGATGCAGGAGGGTTTTGGGCTGACGCCGTTCCAGTCCGGCCTGGTGACGTTTGCCTCGGCCGTCGGCGCCATGGGGATGAAGACGCTGGCGGCGCGCATCATTCGCGCCTTCGGCTTCCGCTACATGATGACGGTCAACGCCGTCATCAGCGCAGTCTTTCTCGCGGCCTGCGCATTGTTCACGGTGACGACGCCGCTGTTGCTGATCTTCATCATCCTGGTGGTCGGCGGCTTCTTCCGCTCGCTGCAGTTCACTGCGATCAACACCGTCGCCTATGCCGAGGTCGAGCCGGCGCAGATGAGCCGAGCCACCACGCTCGTCAGCGTCAACCAGCAATTGGCGATATCGGCAGGCGTCGCCGTGGGCGCGTTCTCGGTCGAATCGACCATGCTGTACCAGCATGTCACAGAGCTGAATGCCGGCGTATTCCCGCCCGCGTTCCTCGTGGTTGCGATCATCTCGGCGGCGTCGGCCTACTTCTTCCGGCAGATGCCTGACGACGCCGGCCACGAGATTTCAGGGCGCAAGGTCGTCGAGATCTCCAGCCGCAAGGGTGCGGAAAAGGCAGCGACTAGGAAGGCCGCCAGCGAAGGCACCGAGGACGCTCGGGATCAGCGACTGGGGTAA
- a CDS encoding dienelactone hydrolase family protein: protein MRFRDQEIVFAGGAKGQNIDILTANPVNYFHVISNAAELPRLVVDGKLFLPASDTRKRNGKLPLVMVVPGSLGVAPSHLAHAETVVGDGFAAFVLDSFGARNVTSTVANQTQFSFAASAYDVLAAWMVLSAHPEIDASRIGAQGHSRGGSAVLTAATRRFADAVVGAGAGFRSVLAAYPWSGHQFLDPSVDETEIRVIMGDADEWCSPMQVQGHCQAIRLSGGKATMRLIGGAQHSFDRGTGIENVAEASVSPAAPTAYIANDGAFIHPLQGVAESKLTDRDLMIYALKAGYGHKGAKIGSRDGDAELFKADMLAFWRRTLG from the coding sequence TTGCGATTTCGCGATCAGGAAATTGTCTTCGCTGGCGGCGCCAAGGGACAGAATATCGATATTCTCACCGCCAATCCGGTCAATTACTTCCACGTCATCAGCAATGCAGCCGAGCTGCCCAGACTTGTGGTCGACGGCAAGCTGTTCCTGCCGGCCTCGGATACGCGCAAACGTAACGGAAAACTTCCGCTGGTGATGGTGGTGCCGGGCAGCCTCGGCGTTGCGCCCTCGCACCTGGCGCACGCCGAAACGGTGGTCGGCGACGGCTTTGCAGCGTTTGTCCTCGACAGTTTCGGCGCGCGCAACGTGACCTCGACGGTCGCCAACCAGACCCAATTCTCCTTTGCCGCCAGCGCCTATGACGTGCTGGCGGCCTGGATGGTGCTGTCAGCCCATCCGGAGATCGACGCATCCCGGATCGGCGCGCAGGGCCACAGCCGCGGCGGCTCGGCCGTGCTGACGGCAGCGACGCGTCGCTTTGCCGACGCGGTGGTCGGCGCCGGCGCCGGTTTTCGAAGCGTGCTCGCCGCCTATCCCTGGAGCGGTCATCAGTTCCTCGATCCGTCCGTCGACGAAACCGAAATCCGCGTCATCATGGGCGATGCCGATGAATGGTGCTCGCCGATGCAGGTGCAGGGCCATTGCCAGGCCATCCGCCTCTCCGGCGGCAAGGCGACGATGCGGCTGATCGGCGGCGCGCAGCACAGTTTTGACCGCGGCACCGGGATCGAGAACGTCGCTGAAGCATCCGTCTCCCCCGCCGCGCCGACGGCCTATATCGCCAATGACGGCGCCTTCATCCATCCGCTTCAGGGCGTCGCGGAGAGCAAGCTCACCGACCGCGACCTGATGATCTATGCGCTGAAGGCCGGCTATGGCCACAAGGGCGCGAAGATCGGAAGCCGCGACGGAGACGCCGAACTGTTCAAGGCGGATATGCTCGCGTTCTGGCGAAGGACGTTGGGGTGA
- a CDS encoding Ppx/GppA phosphatase family protein: protein MNHDTRLREALEACASPAGAVAAATANGVYAALDLGTNNCRLLIAHPAGDGFRVVDSFSRIIRLGEGISATGSISEAAIERAIAALSICSDKIRYRKAKRLRLIATEACRAAANADSFRARVASETGIRLEVIDRETEATLAVIGCSPLLDAKGRGAILFDIGGGSTELVRIERDPEEQNAVPRIKAWMSVPLGVVTLAEHFGGRDVTAESYARMVREVAHYVAPFAVEHGNDLRDMHMLGTSGTVTTLAGIHLNLPRYDRRRIDGIWMNGPDVTAVIQRLLGMSYQERANNNCISVERADLVLAGCAILDAIRDAFPLPRLRVADRGLREGMLVEMMREDGALRPC, encoded by the coding sequence ATGAACCACGATACGCGGCTGCGCGAAGCCCTTGAGGCCTGCGCCAGCCCGGCAGGGGCGGTTGCGGCGGCCACGGCAAACGGTGTCTATGCCGCACTCGACCTTGGCACCAACAATTGCCGCCTTTTGATCGCCCACCCGGCCGGCGACGGTTTTCGCGTGGTGGATTCGTTTTCACGGATCATCCGGCTTGGCGAGGGCATTTCCGCCACCGGTTCCATCAGCGAGGCGGCGATCGAGCGCGCCATCGCGGCGCTCAGCATCTGCAGCGACAAGATCCGCTACCGCAAGGCCAAGCGCCTGCGGTTGATCGCAACCGAAGCCTGCCGAGCCGCCGCCAATGCCGACAGCTTTCGTGCCCGGGTCGCGAGCGAGACTGGCATCCGCCTCGAGGTGATCGATCGCGAGACCGAAGCAACCCTGGCCGTGATCGGCTGCTCGCCGCTGCTCGACGCCAAAGGGCGGGGCGCGATCCTGTTCGACATTGGCGGCGGGTCGACCGAGCTGGTGCGGATCGAGCGCGATCCGGAAGAGCAGAACGCGGTGCCGCGCATCAAAGCGTGGATGTCGGTCCCGCTCGGCGTCGTCACGCTGGCGGAGCATTTCGGCGGACGTGACGTCACGGCGGAATCCTATGCAAGGATGGTGCGCGAAGTCGCGCACTATGTGGCGCCGTTTGCGGTCGAGCACGGCAACGATCTGCGCGACATGCATATGCTGGGCACCTCAGGCACCGTGACGACGCTTGCCGGCATCCATCTCAACCTGCCGCGCTACGACCGCCGGCGCATCGATGGCATCTGGATGAACGGTCCCGACGTTACGGCGGTGATCCAGCGGTTGCTCGGTATGAGTTATCAGGAACGGGCCAACAATAATTGCATCAGCGTCGAGCGCGCCGATCTGGTGCTGGCCGGCTGCGCCATTCTCGACGCGATCCGCGACGCCTTCCCATTGCCTCGGCTCCGCGTCGCCGACCGGGGCCTGCGCGAGGGCATGCTGGTGGAGATGATGCGCGAGGACGGCGCGCTGCGGCCGTGCTGA
- a CDS encoding RlmE family RNA methyltransferase → MAKDTTGRLHVTVKSAGKRKLSSKLWLERQLNDPYVAKAKREGYRSRAAYKLIEIDDKYRFLKPGNAVVDLGAAPGGWSQIAAKRVGAINGKGKVVAIDLLEMPEIPGVDFAQLDFLAEDAPEKLIAMMGGRADVVMSDMAANTTGHRKTDQLRIIGLVETAAAFAAEVLNPGGTFLAKVFQSGADAELVGQLKRDFSSVRHVKPASSRQDSSERYVLAMGFRGHRN, encoded by the coding sequence ATGGCGAAAGACACCACCGGACGGCTGCACGTCACGGTCAAAAGCGCGGGCAAGCGCAAGCTGTCGTCAAAGCTCTGGCTGGAGCGGCAGCTCAACGATCCCTATGTGGCAAAGGCCAAGCGGGAGGGCTATCGCTCGCGGGCGGCCTATAAGCTGATCGAAATCGACGACAAATATCGGTTTCTCAAGCCCGGCAATGCCGTGGTCGATCTCGGCGCGGCCCCCGGCGGCTGGAGCCAGATCGCGGCCAAGCGTGTCGGCGCGATCAATGGCAAGGGCAAAGTGGTGGCGATCGATCTGCTGGAAATGCCGGAAATTCCCGGCGTCGATTTCGCGCAGCTCGACTTTCTGGCGGAGGACGCACCCGAAAAGCTGATCGCAATGATGGGCGGGCGCGCCGATGTTGTGATGTCCGACATGGCGGCCAACACCACCGGCCACCGCAAGACCGACCAGCTCCGCATCATCGGCCTCGTCGAGACGGCCGCGGCCTTTGCCGCTGAGGTGCTCAATCCCGGCGGGACGTTCCTGGCAAAAGTCTTTCAAAGCGGCGCCGATGCCGAACTCGTCGGCCAATTGAAGCGCGACTTTTCCAGCGTGCGTCACGTCAAGCCGGCCTCGAGCCGGCAGGACTCCTCGGAGCGCTACGTGCTGGCGATGGGCTTTCGAGGGCACCGCAACTAG
- a CDS encoding RsmB/NOP family class I SAM-dependent RNA methyltransferase — protein sequence MTPAARLSAAIELIDTIDAQRVPAAKALKEWGTAHRYAGSGDRAAISGLIWDVLRQRASSAWLMDADTPRARVLGMLKLERKLDVEAISALCDGGRFAPEPLTEAERSALTSRTLDDAPPHIAGDYPEWLDAHLAAVFGDDRVAEATAMASRAPLDLRVNTLKAKREKVLASLGHLGATPTPWSPIGLRIELGADARNPGIHAEEDFIKGAIEVQDEGSQLAALFTAAKPGEQVIDLCAGAGGKTLALAAMMQGKGRLIATDRDKRQLAPIYERLSRAGVHNAEIRAPKGDTDPLADIKASADLVLIDAPCTGTGTWRRNPDAKWRMRPGALEVRLKDQAEVLDRASRLVKPGGRIAYVTCSVLPSENGEQVRAFVARHPEFSIQPPNETASVLWDRAEDFEKAALRSPEGWLMTPRRIGTDGFFVSVLKKA from the coding sequence ATGACCCCCGCTGCCCGCCTTTCCGCCGCCATCGAACTGATCGACACCATCGACGCGCAGCGCGTTCCCGCGGCAAAGGCGCTGAAGGAGTGGGGCACCGCGCATCGCTATGCCGGCTCGGGCGATCGCGCGGCGATTTCGGGCCTGATCTGGGACGTGTTGCGGCAGCGGGCATCGAGCGCCTGGCTGATGGACGCCGACACGCCGCGGGCGCGCGTGCTCGGCATGCTGAAGCTCGAGCGCAAGCTCGATGTGGAGGCGATATCGGCTCTCTGCGACGGCGGGCGCTTTGCGCCGGAACCACTGACCGAGGCCGAACGATCAGCGCTCACGTCGCGGACCCTCGACGACGCGCCGCCGCACATCGCCGGCGACTATCCGGAATGGCTGGATGCGCATCTGGCCGCCGTGTTCGGCGACGACCGCGTGGCGGAGGCAACCGCAATGGCGAGCCGCGCGCCGCTCGATCTGCGCGTCAATACGCTCAAAGCCAAGCGCGAAAAAGTGCTGGCCTCGCTCGGCCATCTCGGAGCTACGCCGACGCCGTGGTCGCCGATCGGCCTCCGCATCGAACTCGGCGCCGACGCCCGCAATCCCGGCATTCATGCCGAAGAGGATTTCATCAAGGGCGCGATCGAGGTGCAGGACGAGGGCTCGCAGCTTGCGGCGCTGTTCACCGCTGCCAAGCCCGGCGAGCAGGTGATCGATCTCTGCGCCGGCGCCGGCGGCAAGACGCTGGCGCTGGCCGCGATGATGCAAGGCAAGGGGCGATTGATCGCAACCGACCGCGACAAGCGCCAGCTCGCCCCGATCTACGAGCGCCTCTCACGCGCCGGCGTTCACAACGCCGAGATTCGCGCGCCGAAGGGCGACACTGATCCATTGGCCGACATCAAGGCATCCGCCGATCTCGTGCTGATCGACGCGCCCTGCACCGGCACCGGAACCTGGCGCCGCAATCCCGACGCCAAATGGCGGATGCGCCCCGGCGCGCTGGAGGTTCGCTTGAAGGACCAGGCCGAAGTGCTTGATCGCGCAAGCCGCCTGGTCAAGCCCGGCGGCCGGATCGCCTATGTCACCTGCTCGGTGCTGCCAAGCGAAAACGGCGAACAAGTCCGCGCCTTCGTGGCACGTCATCCCGAGTTTTCGATTCAGCCACCGAACGAGACAGCGAGCGTGCTGTGGGACAGAGCGGAAGATTTTGAGAAGGCTGCGCTACGATCGCCGGAGGGATGGCTGATGACGCCGCGAAGGATAGGCACGGATGGATTTTTCGTCTCGGTGCTGAAGAAGGCGTGA